The sequence below is a genomic window from Acidobacteriota bacterium.
TGAGCAGGTGCTCGGCCCCGTGGACGTCGGTCATACCCGGACCACCGGCGTCGTCACCCGGTGATGCCTTTCCTGAACTGCTCGATCTCGGCGGACGTCACGCTCACGGTCACGAGCGTCTTCACGGGCCCGCCCTTCGCGTCGCGATCGGGGTTGACGCCTCGCGACCCGGCCGACGATACCGTCTGGCCGCCGGACTTCTCGCGGCCGAGACCCGCGAGCCCCGTGAGGCCGAGCGTGCCGCCCGTGCCTTCCGCGGTCTTGGCTCCGTCACCGGCGTCCCCTGAAACCGCCGCGACAGGAGTGGGCTTGTAGCTGATCGACTGGCCGTACCGGCCCTGGACGGTCGCGGCCGCCGTCAACTTGCCGGCGCCGATCACCTTGCCGAGCGCGTCGATGCGGGCCTTGGTGTCGGGATGCGACGCGAACAGGCCGCTGCGGTCCTTCAGGTTCTTGTTGCGCTCGGCCAGCCGCGTGAGGAACGCGCCGAGGCCGGCCGGCGCGTAGCCCGCGCCGTTGGCGAGCGTCACGCCGGTCTTGTCGGCGTCCATCTCGTCGCCGCGATCGAAGTTGTTCTCGAGCAGCATCTCGTAGCCGCGGTCGGCCGCCTGGCTGAGCACGTCTTTGCGCGTGGCCTTGGCGCCGAGCCCGACGAGCTTCGACTTCTGGATCGCCTTGATCGTGTGCTTCGCCGTGACGTGCCCGATCTCATGTGCGAGCACGTCGGCCAGCTCGGCCTCGTTCTGGATCAGCCCGAGCGCGCCGCGCGTGATGTGCACGTAGCCGCCCGGCGCGGCGAACGCGTTGATGCCGTCCGTGTCGAGCACGACGAACGTCCACTTGAGCCCCGGCCGGCTGCTCTCCGAGGCGAGCAGCGTGCCGACGAGCGTCACGTACTTGTGCACCGCCTTGTCCTGGACGACGCCGTACTTCTCGCGGAGCTTCGCGCTGATCTCGCTGCCGAGGACCGCTTCTTCCTCGTCGCTGAACGAGAGATCCTGTTGCATGTCGGCGGCCTTGCCCAGCGCCTTGCCCAAACGGCCGAACTGCGCGGCCGCTGGCGTCGTCACCGCCACCGCCAGGCACCCGGTGAGAAACGCGACCGTGAACTTCATCGTGACTGCTCCATGGATGGAGGCGCGGCCTCGCGCACCTCGTAGATCTGCACGGGCTGCGACCGCCCCTTCACCGTGACGGCGCCGAGCGGGCGCGTCGCGACCGGCACGGTCAGCGACGCGCGCGTGGATTCGCTGATGAGGATACGCGTGCCGTAATCCTTGTTGAGCGATTCGAGCCGGGACCCGAGATTGACGGCATCGCCGATCACCGTGTAGCTCATGATGGCTTCCGATCCGATGTTGCCGGCGATCATCTCGCCCGAGTTGATGCCGATCCCGATGTTCAGCACCGGTCGGCCTTCGTGCTGCCACTTCACGTTCAGGCGCTCGAGCGTTCTTATCATGTCCAGCGCCGCTTCGACGGCGTGATCCGCATGGCGGGGGTCGTCGATCGGCGCTCCGAACAGCCCCATGACCATGTCGCCCACGAACTTATCGAGCGTCCCCCCGTGGCGGAACAGCACGTCGACCATGGCGCCGAAATACTCGTTGAGCTGGGCGACCACCGCCTCCGGTGTCGCGCGTTCGGATGCCGAGGTAAAACCGCGAATATCCGAGAAGAGCACGGTCATCTCGCGCCGCTGGCCGCCGAGGCGCACGAGCGACGGATCCGCCATCAATTGCTCGGCCACGTCCTTCGACACGTACTGCCCGAACAGCCGGCGAATCCGCCGTTTCTCGCGGTCCTCGACCACGTAGCGCCATGCGACGCCGCCGAAGAGCGCCAGGGCCACGGCGGCCGCCGGCACGACGGCCGAGATCCATAGCCCCCGCCCTACCCCCAGCGTGAGCCCATATCCGGTCGCGCCTGCGACGACGCCGGTGATCACCACCGCGAGAGAGACGGGCAGCAGCGCCGCCGCGACGGCCACCGCGAGCGCGGCCGCCCCGGCAACCAGCAGGTCGGTGCCCGGCGACGCCCGCCGCATGAACGTGCCGGTCAACAGGTTCTCGGCAAACGTCGCGTGCAGCTCGACGCCAGCCGCGCCGGTCGGGAACGGCGTCGCGTACCGATCGAACAGCCCGGAGGCGGTCGTGCCGACGAACACGATCTTGCCGTCGAACGCGGAGAGCGGCACCACCGGCGGTTTGCCGCTCAACATGTTGTCTTCCGAGAGCACGACGTCGAAGAAGGAGTACGTCGGGAACGTGGCGACGGCGCCGTCGGCGTCCGTCACCGGCCGGCGGTACGTGAGGAGCGCCTCGTACGACGGCATCCCTGGGTCATGCGGCGCATCGTCCTCGCCGAGCGGGACCGCCAGCCCGCCGACGTCGAGCACGCCGTCACGCAGCGCGACGTCCTCGGGGCGGCGCGTGAGATACATGAGCGCCGCGGCGGTTCCGAGCGATGGGATGGCGCGGCCGCCGGCTTCGACGAAGGGCGCCACGCGGCGCGCGAGGTCGGAGTTGAAGTCCTTGGCCAGGTAGTTGTGCCCGATCGCTGCCGCCGCGAATGCCAGGTCCCGGAACGGCGGCGTGACGGAGGGGCGCACGACGAACCCCGATCCGGGCCGGTACACCGGACCGGGCAGCGGGACGTCCTCGCCGGCCGCCGGCATCGCGCCAGCGAGCCCCTCGTACACGGCTTCGGCGAGGAGGATGACGTTGCCGGCGCGCCGCACCGAGTCGACGAGCGCGCGATCCGATTCCTCGCCCGTGATCGCGCGGCCGTTGATGATCGACGACGACCGGCCCTCGCGCTCGTTGAACAGCACGTCGTACGCGACCACCCGCGCACCGGCGCGCGTCAGGTAGTCGATGGCGCTCGCGTGGACGAGCCTCGGCCACGGCCATCGGCCGACGACCGGCTCCATGGCGCGCACCGAGGACTCGTTGATTTCGACGATGGCGATCGGCGAGGCCGCGGATACGGCAGCCGCCGTCGCTCTCACCCGGGCGTCGTAGCTCCGGCTCTCCACCGCGCGGGCGAACCCGGTGCGGCCGAGGCCGGCGGCGAATGCCGTGGCGGCCATCGCGATGCCGACGCCCACGAGCATGGCGCGGCCGGCGTGCCGCGGCAGGCGACCTGGGCGGGGAGCCGGGGACATCTGAGGAGATTCTCCGCGATATTCGCGCGGAAGGACATCGGCAGGTGTGCCGGAAGGCTCGAATCGCCGGCCGCGATCGCCCTGGCTCGCCACGCCTTGCCCGCGGGCAGCCGCCGGCCGCGGCCCGTGCCGGCGCTCGCCGAGCTATGCTGATGGATCGCCGCCGTGACCGCCTCTTCACATCCGGAGACTTCGGTGCCTGCGGGGCATCCGCACTGGGCCGATCTCCCCGACGAACAGCTCCTCGATCTCCGCCTCTGCGATCTCGGCTTGCGGATCGAAGGCAGTTGGCTCGAGGCGAGGCTTGCCGACCTGTCGGCCGAGCTCGTGGCGCGAGGCCTGCGGTTCACACCGCACGCGTGGCTGTCCTCCGAATGGTTTTCTCCCGACGGCGTGCCCGGCATCGCGATCCCCTTCTACCTCGCGCACCCGCGGCTCATGCGGCTCGAGGAATCGCAGATGCTCGAAGTCGAGGGCGGCACGCCGGGCTGGTGCATGCAGATCCTCCGGCACGAGGCGGGGCACGCGTTCGACAACGCGTAC
It includes:
- a CDS encoding M48 family metalloprotease, with translation MKFTVAFLTGCLAVAVTTPAAAQFGRLGKALGKAADMQQDLSFSDEEEAVLGSEISAKLREKYGVVQDKAVHKYVTLVGTLLASESSRPGLKWTFVVLDTDGINAFAAPGGYVHITRGALGLIQNEAELADVLAHEIGHVTAKHTIKAIQKSKLVGLGAKATRKDVLSQAADRGYEMLLENNFDRGDEMDADKTGVTLANGAGYAPAGLGAFLTRLAERNKNLKDRSGLFASHPDTKARIDALGKVIGAGKLTAAATVQGRYGQSISYKPTPVAAVSGDAGDGAKTAEGTGGTLGLTGLAGLGREKSGGQTVSSAGSRGVNPDRDAKGGPVKTLVTVSVTSAEIEQFRKGITG
- a CDS encoding adenylate/guanylate cyclase domain-containing protein translates to MSPAPRPGRLPRHAGRAMLVGVGIAMAATAFAAGLGRTGFARAVESRSYDARVRATAAAVSAASPIAIVEINESSVRAMEPVVGRWPWPRLVHASAIDYLTRAGARVVAYDVLFNEREGRSSSIINGRAITGEESDRALVDSVRRAGNVILLAEAVYEGLAGAMPAAGEDVPLPGPVYRPGSGFVVRPSVTPPFRDLAFAAAAIGHNYLAKDFNSDLARRVAPFVEAGGRAIPSLGTAAALMYLTRRPEDVALRDGVLDVGGLAVPLGEDDAPHDPGMPSYEALLTYRRPVTDADGAVATFPTYSFFDVVLSEDNMLSGKPPVVPLSAFDGKIVFVGTTASGLFDRYATPFPTGAAGVELHATFAENLLTGTFMRRASPGTDLLVAGAAALAVAVAAALLPVSLAVVITGVVAGATGYGLTLGVGRGLWISAVVPAAAVALALFGGVAWRYVVEDREKRRIRRLFGQYVSKDVAEQLMADPSLVRLGGQRREMTVLFSDIRGFTSASERATPEAVVAQLNEYFGAMVDVLFRHGGTLDKFVGDMVMGLFGAPIDDPRHADHAVEAALDMIRTLERLNVKWQHEGRPVLNIGIGINSGEMIAGNIGSEAIMSYTVIGDAVNLGSRLESLNKDYGTRILISESTRASLTVPVATRPLGAVTVKGRSQPVQIYEVREAAPPSMEQSR